One genomic region from Zalophus californianus isolate mZalCal1 chromosome 14, mZalCal1.pri.v2, whole genome shotgun sequence encodes:
- the LOC118356294 gene encoding vegetative cell wall protein gp1-like, which produces MTRGCPTLPPAASLCRPCSRCSCRCHRLLLLPACHSPRPACHRHLPLPPACCHFLQPSPVATCCCCLPPPPPLPTAACCCHFPPRLPQPPAPTSPPLPAACLPPLPTPAATSACLPQPAACHQPLPATAVASHCRYCQRWLPPAHPPLLPPPAAANATFLSPFLPPLPLPLPPRLLPPAYHSQPTLPTLAVAAACSPLPATAAAAAACSHLLATCLLPLPAAAACYCLPPASCLPPLPPPLPATTCPPPACRHCLPMMPANDTCHRCLPPTAAACSYFRGRPVDTYRCLPLTPASRCLPPLPVAPACRPHLPPSCRPHHRCHPLTSLSRCRRPRNKNLSQRFKSEANYF; this is translated from the coding sequence ATGACCCGGGGCTGCCCAACACTGCCGCCCGCTGCTTCCCTCTGCCGCCCCTGCAGCCGCTGCAGCTGCCGCTGCCACCGCCTCCTcctgctgcctgcctgccactcgcccAGGCCTGCCTGCCACCGCCACCTGCCCCTGCCGCCTGCCTGCTGCCACTTCCTGCAGCCATCGCCTGTCGCCACCTGCTGCTGCTGCCTACCCCCACCGCCGCCGCTGCCCACCGCCGCCTGCTGCTGCCACTTCCCACCGCGGCTGCCACAGCCACCTGCTCCCACTAGCCCGCCGCTGCCTGCCGCCTGCTTGCCGCCACTGCCTACACCCGCTGCCACCTCCGCCTGCCTGCCGCAGCCTGCCGCCTGCCACCAGCCACTGCCTGCCACCGCTGTCGCTTCCCACTGCCGCTACTGCCAACGCTGGCTgccacctgcccaccccccgcTGCTGCCACCACCTGCCGCTGCCAACGCCACTTTCCTGTCGCCCTTCCTGCCACCTCTGCCGCTGCCGCTTCCTCCCCGCCTGCTGCCGCCTGCCTACCACAGCCAGCCAACACTGCCTACCCTTGCTGTCGCCGCCGCCTGCAGCCCGCTGCCTGCCACCGCAGCTGCCGCAGCCGCCTGCTCCCACCTGCTTGCCACCTGCCTGTTGCCGCTTCCTGCCGCTGCTGCCTGCTACTGCCTGCCTCCTGCCAGCTGCCTAcccccgctgccgccgccgctgccagCCACCACCTGTCCGCCGCCTGCCTGCCGCCATTGCCTGCCAATGATGCCTGCCAATGATACCTGCCACCGCTGCCTGCCACCCACTGCTGCCGCCTGTTCCTATTTCCGAGGCCGGCCTGTTGACACTTACCGCTGCCTGCCACTGACACCTGCGTCCCGCTGCCTGCCACCGCTTCCTGTTGCCCCTGCCTGCCGCCCCCACCTGCCGCCTTCCTGCCGCCCCCACCACCGCTGTCACCCTCTGACGTCACTGTCACGCTGCCGGAG